From Myotis daubentonii chromosome 7, mMyoDau2.1, whole genome shotgun sequence, a single genomic window includes:
- the PID1 gene encoding PTB-containing, cubilin and LRP1-interacting protein isoform X3, whose product MWQPATERLQVTYLGKVPTTGMQFFSGCTEKPVIELWKKHTLAREDIFPANVLLEIRPFQVCLHHLDHKGEATVHMDTFQVARIAYCTADHNVSPNIFAWVYREINDDLSYQMDCHAVECESKLEAKKLAHAMMEAFKKTFHSMKSDGRIHRNSSSEEVSQGLESDDG is encoded by the coding sequence GTTACCTATCTGGGTAAAGTCCCTACCACAGGCATGCAGTTTTTTTCAGGCTGCACAGAAAAGCCAGTCATTGAGCTCTGGAAGAAGCACACACTAGCCCGAGAAGACATCTTTCCAGCCAATGTCCTTCTGGAAATCCGACCATTCCAAGTGTGTCTTCATCATCTTGACCACAAAGGGGAGGCTACGGTCCACATGGATACCTTCCAAGTGGCTCGCATCGCTTACTGCACTGCCGACCACAACGTGAGCCCCAACATCTTCGCCTGGGTCTACAGGGAGATCAACGATGACCTGTCCTACCAGATGGACTGTCATGCTGTTGAGTGTGAGAGCAAGCTGGAGGCCAAGAAGCTGGCCCACGCCATGATGGAGGCTTTTAAGAAGACTTTCCACAGTATGAAGAGTGATGGCCGGATCCACAGGAACAGCTCCTCTGAGGAGGTCTCCCAGGGATTAGAATCTGATGATGGCTGA